A genomic region of Pseudomonas sp. MPC6 contains the following coding sequences:
- a CDS encoding TRAP transporter permease, whose protein sequence is MSEEHQGISANPRDWPKTLFYVALLFSIFQIVTAAFAPFSSQVLRAVHVGFLLWVVFLSYPAYGKDRPWQPLGWLLSLAAIATAMYQWVFEADLIQRSGDLTSTDMVIGILLVALVFEAARRVMGIALPIICGLFLAYGLFGEYLPGELAHRGYGFDQIINQLSFGTEGLYGTPTYVSATYIFLFILFGAFLEQAGMIKLFTDFAMGLFGHKLGGPAKVAVASSALMGTITGSGIANVVTTGQFTIPLMKRFGYRAAFAGGVEATSSMGSQLMPPVMGAVAFIMAETINVPFVEIAKAALIPAILYFGSVFWMVHLEAKRSNLKGLPKDQCPSALGAVKENWYLLIPLLVLVYLLFSGRTPLFSGMVGLALTAIVILGSAIILRVQNFGLRCAFWVALGILCTGFFQLGIAVIFAVIAVLVVVCGFIKGGRETLTICLHALVEGARHAVPVGIACALVGIIIGVVSLTGVASTFAGYILAIGRDNLLLSLILTMITCLVLGMGIPTIPNYIITSSIAAPALLELGVPLIVSHMFVFYFGILADLTPPVALACFAAAPIAKESGFKISLWAVRIALAGFVIPFMAVYNPALMLQGDNLWMTAYMLIKTALAVGLWGMASTGYLQRRMPVWERLLSVGAGALLVVALPLTDELGFALGALVILQHVWRSRKAGIATA, encoded by the coding sequence ATGAGTGAAGAGCATCAGGGCATCTCCGCGAATCCGCGAGACTGGCCAAAAACCTTGTTTTACGTCGCGTTACTGTTCTCGATTTTTCAGATCGTCACTGCGGCGTTTGCACCGTTCTCAAGTCAGGTACTGCGTGCCGTACACGTGGGCTTCCTGCTGTGGGTGGTATTTTTAAGTTACCCCGCTTACGGCAAGGATCGCCCTTGGCAGCCGCTGGGTTGGCTGCTCAGCCTCGCAGCCATTGCCACAGCGATGTATCAGTGGGTGTTCGAGGCAGACTTGATCCAGCGCTCGGGGGATCTGACGTCCACCGATATGGTAATAGGTATCCTGCTGGTTGCCCTGGTGTTCGAAGCTGCACGTCGGGTAATGGGCATTGCGCTGCCAATCATCTGCGGCCTGTTCCTGGCTTATGGCCTGTTCGGCGAGTATCTACCGGGCGAGCTGGCACACCGCGGTTATGGCTTCGACCAGATCATCAACCAGTTGTCATTTGGCACCGAGGGGCTGTACGGCACACCGACCTACGTGTCGGCCACCTACATCTTTCTGTTTATCCTGTTCGGCGCGTTCCTCGAACAAGCCGGAATGATCAAGCTGTTCACCGACTTCGCCATGGGCCTGTTCGGTCACAAGTTGGGCGGGCCAGCCAAAGTCGCGGTCGCCTCGTCGGCGCTGATGGGGACCATCACCGGCTCGGGGATTGCTAACGTCGTGACCACGGGGCAATTCACTATTCCGTTGATGAAACGCTTTGGCTACCGGGCTGCGTTTGCCGGAGGGGTGGAAGCGACCTCCAGCATGGGCAGTCAGTTGATGCCGCCAGTGATGGGCGCAGTCGCTTTCATCATGGCCGAAACCATCAACGTGCCGTTCGTGGAGATTGCCAAGGCGGCGTTGATTCCTGCCATCCTTTACTTCGGTTCGGTGTTCTGGATGGTTCATCTGGAAGCCAAGCGTTCGAATCTCAAAGGACTTCCCAAGGATCAATGCCCCAGCGCTTTGGGCGCAGTAAAAGAGAACTGGTACCTGCTGATTCCACTGCTGGTTTTGGTCTACCTGCTGTTTTCCGGGCGCACGCCCCTATTCTCGGGCATGGTCGGACTGGCACTGACGGCCATCGTGATTCTCGGTTCGGCGATCATTCTTCGGGTGCAAAATTTTGGCCTGCGCTGCGCTTTTTGGGTAGCGCTAGGCATCCTGTGCACCGGTTTTTTCCAGCTGGGGATCGCCGTGATATTTGCGGTCATCGCAGTACTGGTGGTGGTCTGCGGGTTCATCAAGGGCGGTCGAGAAACACTGACCATCTGCCTGCATGCGCTGGTCGAAGGCGCACGCCATGCGGTACCGGTAGGGATCGCCTGTGCTCTGGTAGGCATCATCATCGGCGTGGTATCACTGACCGGCGTCGCCTCCACCTTTGCCGGTTACATACTGGCCATTGGCCGAGACAACCTGTTGCTGTCGCTGATACTGACGATGATCACCTGCCTGGTTCTGGGCATGGGCATCCCGACCATTCCCAATTACATCATCACCAGTTCGATCGCAGCCCCTGCCCTCTTGGAGTTGGGGGTGCCGCTGATCGTGTCGCATATGTTCGTGTTCTATTTCGGCATCCTCGCCGACCTGACGCCACCGGTCGCCCTCGCCTGCTTTGCTGCGGCACCGATCGCCAAGGAGAGCGGATTCAAGATCAGCCTGTGGGCGGTGCGAATTGCACTGGCGGGGTTCGTCATCCCGTTTATGGCGGTCTACAACCCGGCGCTCATGCTGCAAGGCGACAATTTGTGGATGACCGCCTACATGCTGATCAAGACAGCGTTAGCGGTCGGGCTCTGGGGGATGGCTTCCACCGGTTACCTGCAACGGAGGATGCCCGTATGGGAGCGTTTATTGAGTGTTGGCGCAGGCGCCTTGCTGGTGGTGGCGTTGCCACTGACCGATGAGTTGGGCTTCGCCCTTGGGGCGTTGGTGATACTCCAACACGTCTGGCGCTCCCGTAAGGCGGGGATCGCCACCGCATGA
- a CDS encoding TAXI family TRAP transporter solute-binding subunit: MRVKSRFTLLAAAATLAVTTATQAAPVFINILTGGTSGVYYPIGVGLSQIYSDGIPGVKTSVQATKASVENLTLLQAGRGELALALGDSVADAKNGVADAGFNAPLTKLRAVAGAYPNYIQIVASKESGIKTLADLKGKTISVGAPKSGTELNARAIFKAAGLTYEDMGKVQYLPFAESVELIKNRQLDATLQSSGLGMAAIRDLSSVMPLNYVSVPTDVVAKIGNPAYQSAMIPANTYDGQPDAVPTVAITNILVTRADVPDEVAYQMTKLLFENLTRLGNSHSAAKDIKLENAARNLPIALHPGAERYYKEKGAL; the protein is encoded by the coding sequence ATGCGAGTAAAAAGCCGCTTTACCCTGCTGGCCGCCGCTGCAACCTTGGCAGTCACAACCGCAACTCAGGCCGCGCCGGTGTTCATCAACATCCTGACAGGGGGTACCAGCGGGGTTTATTACCCGATTGGGGTCGGTCTGTCGCAGATTTACAGCGATGGTATTCCAGGCGTCAAGACCTCGGTCCAGGCCACCAAAGCATCGGTCGAGAATTTAACCCTGCTCCAGGCCGGTCGAGGTGAATTGGCGCTGGCGCTGGGTGACTCCGTGGCCGATGCGAAGAATGGTGTCGCCGACGCAGGCTTCAATGCACCGCTGACCAAGTTGCGCGCGGTTGCCGGTGCTTACCCCAACTACATTCAAATCGTCGCCAGCAAGGAGTCGGGGATCAAGACCCTGGCCGACCTCAAAGGCAAGACCATCTCGGTCGGCGCACCAAAATCAGGCACTGAACTCAACGCACGGGCGATTTTCAAAGCCGCGGGTTTGACTTACGAAGACATGGGTAAAGTGCAATACCTGCCCTTCGCCGAATCGGTCGAGTTGATCAAGAACCGACAACTGGATGCCACGCTGCAGTCTTCCGGCCTGGGCATGGCGGCCATTCGCGACCTGTCCTCGGTCATGCCATTGAACTATGTCTCCGTGCCGACTGATGTGGTCGCAAAAATCGGCAATCCCGCCTATCAGAGCGCAATGATTCCGGCCAATACCTATGACGGCCAACCTGACGCAGTGCCAACGGTCGCAATCACCAACATCCTGGTTACCCGTGCCGATGTGCCAGATGAAGTGGCTTATCAGATGACCAAACTGCTGTTCGAAAACCTGACGCGTTTGGGCAACTCTCATTCGGCGGCCAAGGACATCAAGCTGGAGAACGCGGCGAGGAACCTGCCGATTGCGCTGCATCCAGGCGCCGAGCGCTACTACAAGGAAAAAGGCGCGCTGTAA
- a CDS encoding chloride channel protein — protein sequence MIKPLLLIRRRFASIRWRTRVTLWVAATLAGLLVVMFARLADLALTQFALQTAERPWLPFVYTPLVGMLVVWLTTRFFVGSQGSGIPQVIAATRLAHQGKPVDKLVSLRIAFAKIGLGTLALTGGFSAGREGPSVQVAASIMHFFHRYLPNARIIRSEDLILAGGAAGIAAAFNTPLAGVAFAVEELGRKLETRTSGVLLSTIILSGMVAIALQGNYNYFGHFDVQDIQLDIVVPVLAIGIGCGLLGGLFSRMLLWPQRHHRFVVWEWRRVHPVWFAGICGMIVAILGWLSGGMSFGSGYGVTSQIITSDIGPPWHAPITRFLATVVTYFSGIPGGIFAPSLAVGAAIGANVAELFGLAVQPMIALCMVGFLSAVTQSPITSAIIVMEMIDSHGMVISLLAVALIAKAVSARMGPELYQQLARGFLQSADSGASPRKPG from the coding sequence GTGATCAAACCGCTTTTATTGATACGCCGTCGTTTTGCCTCGATCCGTTGGCGCACACGAGTCACGCTTTGGGTCGCCGCTACCCTCGCGGGGCTGCTCGTCGTGATGTTCGCTCGACTGGCCGACCTGGCACTGACGCAATTTGCCCTACAGACGGCCGAACGGCCTTGGCTGCCCTTTGTATACACACCTCTGGTTGGCATGCTGGTGGTGTGGCTGACTACTCGTTTTTTTGTGGGTTCACAGGGCAGTGGCATCCCCCAGGTGATCGCCGCCACCCGGCTGGCGCACCAAGGTAAGCCGGTCGATAAACTGGTGTCGTTACGTATCGCTTTCGCCAAGATCGGCCTGGGTACCCTGGCACTCACCGGTGGTTTTTCAGCAGGACGCGAAGGCCCTTCGGTTCAGGTCGCCGCGTCGATCATGCATTTTTTTCATCGCTATTTGCCCAATGCCCGAATCATCCGCAGCGAAGACTTGATCCTCGCTGGCGGTGCTGCGGGCATCGCCGCCGCGTTCAACACGCCCCTGGCCGGTGTGGCCTTTGCGGTGGAGGAGTTGGGGCGCAAGCTGGAAACCCGAACCAGCGGGGTCTTGCTCAGCACAATTATCCTGTCGGGGATGGTCGCGATTGCCTTGCAGGGCAACTACAACTATTTCGGTCACTTCGACGTTCAAGACATCCAACTCGATATCGTTGTCCCGGTGCTGGCGATCGGTATTGGATGCGGTCTTCTGGGAGGGTTGTTCAGCCGGATGCTGCTGTGGCCGCAGCGGCATCATCGATTTGTCGTCTGGGAATGGCGTCGTGTGCATCCAGTCTGGTTCGCCGGCATATGTGGAATGATCGTGGCGATACTCGGTTGGCTCAGTGGCGGGATGTCGTTCGGCAGTGGTTACGGGGTCACCTCCCAGATCATCACTTCCGATATCGGCCCGCCATGGCATGCGCCAATTACGCGTTTTCTCGCGACGGTGGTGACCTACTTTTCCGGTATCCCCGGCGGTATTTTTGCTCCCTCCCTGGCGGTAGGGGCGGCTATTGGAGCCAACGTCGCGGAACTCTTCGGACTGGCTGTACAGCCGATGATTGCTCTGTGCATGGTCGGTTTTCTGTCTGCGGTCACGCAGTCGCCGATCACGTCCGCGATCATCGTGATGGAAATGATCGACAGTCATGGCATGGTCATCAGCCTCTTGGCCGTGGCACTGATTGCCAAAGCGGTCAGCGCCAGAATGGGTCCTGAGTTATATCAACAGTTGGCTCGTGGCTTTCTGCAATCGGCAGACAGTGGCGCATCTCCACGAAAACCAGGTTGA
- a CDS encoding DUF2254 domain-containing protein: protein MIARWRWLLHQLTKRLWFRATLFSLLGVTTALLAVVFKDYIPESLPARIGADAVDKILGIIASSMLAVTTFSLSTMVTAYGAASSGVTPRATTLVMEDTTTQNALATFIGSFLFSLVGIIALSTGVYGKQGRVLLFAVTIAVVILIVYTLLRWIDHLSKLGRVGETIDRVEQATIDAINNRVQWPHLGGAAYPAEWMIPASAQSITSHQTGYVQHIDVNALAAIAKAGEMQIFLDVLPGSFVHLGMPLARTVSLNKERVDELNSSTRKILAALTIGVRRTFEHDPRFGLSVLSEIASRALSPAVNDPGTAIDVIGRGVRSLTCWGKPQDHAGNIDEDCEQVYLRGLTVDDLFEDFFAPIARDGASLLEVDLRMMKALVSLAQINPQMFKDACVRHADLLLKRSDLSLTLEEDKQTLSAAARQLMR from the coding sequence ATGATCGCTCGTTGGCGCTGGCTGTTACATCAACTGACCAAACGGCTGTGGTTCAGAGCCACACTGTTTTCGCTGCTAGGCGTGACAACAGCGTTGCTCGCCGTTGTCTTCAAGGACTACATTCCCGAATCATTGCCCGCCCGTATCGGTGCCGACGCTGTCGACAAGATCTTGGGCATCATTGCCTCAAGCATGCTTGCAGTGACCACGTTTTCGTTAAGCACGATGGTGACCGCCTACGGTGCAGCCAGCAGTGGCGTGACGCCCCGTGCCACCACGCTGGTGATGGAAGACACCACAACACAAAATGCCCTCGCGACCTTTATTGGCTCATTTCTGTTTAGCCTGGTGGGAATTATTGCACTGAGTACCGGGGTCTACGGCAAGCAAGGAAGGGTTCTACTATTTGCGGTGACCATTGCCGTGGTGATTCTGATTGTTTACACGCTTCTGCGCTGGATCGATCACCTGTCCAAACTCGGACGGGTCGGTGAAACCATTGATCGTGTCGAACAGGCCACGATCGACGCCATTAACAACAGGGTCCAATGGCCTCATCTGGGCGGTGCCGCCTACCCTGCCGAGTGGATGATTCCAGCCAGCGCTCAATCAATTACCAGTCACCAAACCGGGTACGTCCAACACATCGATGTAAACGCGTTAGCCGCCATCGCCAAAGCAGGCGAGATGCAGATTTTTCTGGACGTCCTTCCTGGAAGCTTTGTCCATCTGGGCATGCCGCTCGCCCGAACCGTGAGCTTGAACAAGGAGCGCGTAGACGAGTTGAACTCCAGCACCCGAAAAATCCTCGCCGCGTTGACCATTGGCGTACGCCGAACGTTTGAACACGATCCCCGATTCGGGCTGTCGGTACTTTCAGAGATTGCCTCACGCGCCTTGTCGCCAGCAGTCAACGACCCAGGAACTGCCATTGATGTCATTGGCCGGGGGGTCAGAAGCCTCACCTGTTGGGGTAAACCGCAAGACCACGCTGGGAATATCGATGAAGACTGCGAGCAGGTTTACCTCCGCGGCCTGACTGTGGATGACCTGTTCGAAGACTTTTTTGCACCGATTGCCAGAGATGGCGCGAGCTTGCTCGAAGTAGACCTGCGCATGATGAAGGCGCTGGTCAGCCTGGCGCAGATAAACCCGCAGATGTTCAAGGACGCCTGTGTCAGGCACGCAGACCTCCTACTCAAACGCTCAGACCTGTCGCTGACATTGGAGGAAGACAAACAAACACTCAGTGCAGCGGCTCGACAACTGATGCGTTAG
- the dctM gene encoding C4-dicarboxylate TRAP transporter large permease protein DctM codes for MTIAFLFASLFVLMLIGVPIAISLGLAGSLTIVFFSPDSVRSLAIKLFETSEHYTLLAIPFFLLAGAFMTTGGVARRLIDFANACVGHIRGGLAIAAVLACMLFAALSGSSPATVAAVGSIAIAGMVRSGYPQAFGAGIVCNAGTLGILIPPSIVMVVYAAATETSVGKLFMAGVLPGLLLGLALMVAIYIVAVKKKLPAMPRATFREWLGTARKAIWGLLLMLIILGGIYSGMFTPTEAAAVAAVYSAFIALFVYKDLTFRDTPKVLLDSAKLSIMLMFIIANAMLFAHVLTTEQLPQQITAWVIEAGLTPVTFLLVVNIVLLIAGAFMEPSAIILILAPILFPIAMKLGIDPIHLGIIMVVNLEIGLITPPVGLNLFVTSAVTGMSLPATIRAAMPWLMILLLFLILITYVPWISLALPNWLGMS; via the coding sequence ATGACCATTGCCTTCCTGTTTGCATCGCTGTTCGTGCTGATGTTGATCGGCGTTCCCATTGCCATCTCCCTGGGGTTGGCGGGCTCACTGACCATCGTTTTCTTCAGTCCCGACTCCGTGCGCTCTCTGGCGATCAAACTGTTCGAGACGTCGGAGCACTACACGCTGCTGGCCATCCCGTTCTTTCTGCTCGCGGGGGCCTTCATGACCACCGGAGGCGTCGCTCGGCGGCTGATTGACTTTGCCAATGCCTGCGTCGGCCATATCCGGGGTGGTCTGGCCATCGCTGCCGTGTTGGCGTGCATGTTGTTCGCTGCCCTTTCCGGATCGAGCCCGGCCACTGTCGCCGCGGTGGGCTCGATTGCCATTGCCGGCATGGTCCGCTCCGGTTATCCGCAGGCCTTCGGTGCGGGGATCGTCTGTAACGCGGGGACCTTGGGCATCCTGATCCCCCCCTCGATCGTCATGGTGGTCTACGCCGCCGCAACCGAAACGTCTGTCGGAAAATTGTTTATGGCGGGCGTGTTACCGGGCCTGCTGCTGGGGCTGGCGTTGATGGTGGCGATCTACATCGTCGCCGTGAAGAAAAAGCTGCCCGCCATGCCACGCGCGACGTTCCGTGAGTGGCTTGGCACGGCACGCAAGGCGATCTGGGGCCTACTGCTGATGCTCATCATCCTGGGAGGCATCTACTCCGGGATGTTCACCCCCACAGAAGCTGCGGCGGTGGCGGCCGTGTACTCAGCCTTCATCGCCTTGTTCGTCTACAAAGACCTGACGTTTCGCGATACGCCAAAAGTCCTGCTCGACTCGGCCAAGCTGAGCATCATGCTGATGTTCATCATTGCCAACGCCATGCTCTTCGCCCATGTGCTGACGACCGAGCAGCTACCGCAACAGATCACCGCGTGGGTGATTGAAGCGGGGCTGACACCGGTGACGTTCCTGCTGGTGGTGAACATTGTGCTGTTGATTGCAGGGGCCTTTATGGAACCCTCGGCCATCATCCTGATCCTGGCACCGATCCTCTTCCCCATCGCCATGAAGCTGGGTATCGATCCGATTCACCTGGGCATCATTATGGTGGTGAATCTGGAGATCGGCTTGATCACGCCACCCGTGGGTCTGAACCTGTTCGTGACCTCTGCTGTGACGGGTATGTCACTGCCGGCAACCATCAGAGCCGCCATGCCCTGGCTAATGATTCTGCTCCTGTTCCTGATTCTGATTACCTACGTGCCTTGGATTTCCCTGGCTTTGCCAAACTGGCTGGGCATGAGTTGA
- a CDS encoding TRAP transporter small permease translates to MNALRRIWEHFEEGFIVFLLAAMTLVTFVYVVLNNLYTLFYRLAESWEGASESLFAIGDGVMGMAQAMTWSTSLTKALFGWLIFFGLSYGVRTAGHIGVDALVRLASKPVQRLIGIIACLFCLTYAGLLSIASFGWIQTLMNARIGAEDLGQYGIMQWHIGLIVPVGFALVFIRFAEILVRILQNRQTGLGLADEAADAMKLTEHEDDKS, encoded by the coding sequence ATGAATGCTCTTCGGCGCATCTGGGAACACTTCGAGGAAGGCTTCATCGTCTTCCTGCTGGCCGCCATGACGTTGGTAACATTCGTCTACGTTGTCCTCAACAATCTCTACACCCTGTTCTACCGCCTCGCCGAAAGCTGGGAAGGCGCCAGCGAATCGCTGTTCGCCATCGGCGACGGGGTCATGGGAATGGCCCAGGCGATGACCTGGAGTACCTCACTGACCAAGGCCTTGTTTGGCTGGCTGATTTTTTTCGGGCTGTCGTACGGCGTGCGCACGGCCGGCCATATCGGCGTTGATGCGCTGGTCAGGCTGGCCAGCAAACCGGTGCAACGGCTTATTGGCATCATTGCCTGTCTTTTCTGCCTGACTTATGCCGGACTCCTCAGCATCGCCAGTTTCGGGTGGATCCAGACCCTGATGAATGCGCGCATAGGTGCCGAAGACCTGGGCCAGTACGGAATCATGCAATGGCACATCGGGTTGATTGTCCCCGTAGGGTTCGCTCTGGTCTTCATCCGTTTCGCCGAAATCCTCGTACGCATCCTGCAAAACAGGCAGACCGGTCTGGGCCTGGCCGATGAAGCCGCCGATGCGATGAAACTGACCGAACACGAGGATGACAAGTCATGA
- a CDS encoding TRAP transporter substrate-binding protein, with the protein MFKPMWKAVACALALGLGLGTMSTAMAADPVIIKFSHVVAEQTPKGQGALLFKKLVEERLPGKVKVEVYPNSSLFGDGKEMEALLLGDVQMIAPSLAKFEHYTKTVQLFDLPFLFDDIAAVDRFQLSPQGQGLLKSMEDKNITGLAYWHNGMKQLSANKALRVPGDARGLKFRVQASAVLEEQFKVVRANPRKMSFAEVYQGLQTGVVNGAENPYSNIYSQKMHEVQKYITESNHGVLDYMLITNTKFWNGLSPEIRGELDKILVEVTAHVNKEAEKLNQDAKQSIIAAKTTEIIILTPEQREQWRVAMKPVWKKFEGDIGAELITAAEAANQAQ; encoded by the coding sequence ATGTTCAAACCCATGTGGAAGGCAGTCGCCTGCGCCCTTGCCCTTGGCCTTGGCCTTGGCACCATGAGCACGGCCATGGCTGCCGATCCGGTAATTATAAAATTCTCCCACGTCGTTGCAGAGCAGACGCCCAAAGGCCAGGGCGCCCTGTTGTTCAAGAAACTGGTGGAAGAACGCTTGCCCGGCAAGGTCAAAGTCGAGGTCTACCCCAACTCCTCGTTGTTTGGCGATGGCAAAGAGATGGAGGCGTTACTGCTCGGGGACGTCCAGATGATTGCACCGTCCCTGGCCAAGTTCGAGCACTACACCAAGACCGTTCAACTGTTCGACCTGCCTTTCCTGTTTGATGACATCGCCGCTGTTGACCGCTTCCAGCTGAGCCCGCAGGGCCAGGGACTGCTCAAGTCCATGGAAGACAAAAACATCACAGGCCTGGCCTATTGGCACAACGGGATGAAACAACTGTCCGCGAACAAGGCACTGCGAGTGCCGGGTGATGCCCGTGGCCTGAAGTTTCGGGTGCAGGCTTCCGCAGTGCTCGAGGAGCAATTCAAGGTCGTACGGGCCAATCCGCGCAAGATGAGCTTCGCCGAGGTGTATCAAGGCTTGCAGACTGGGGTCGTCAACGGTGCGGAAAATCCTTACTCGAACATCTACAGCCAGAAAATGCATGAAGTGCAGAAATACATCACCGAATCCAACCACGGTGTACTGGATTACATGCTGATCACCAACACCAAGTTCTGGAACGGTCTGTCGCCAGAGATTCGTGGCGAACTGGACAAGATCCTCGTCGAAGTCACCGCCCATGTGAACAAAGAGGCCGAGAAACTGAACCAGGATGCCAAGCAGAGCATCATCGCGGCCAAAACCACCGAGATCATTATCCTGACGCCTGAGCAACGCGAACAATGGCGTGTCGCGATGAAACCGGTGTGGAAAAAATTCGAAGGCGATATCGGCGCCGAGCTGATCACTGCCGCTGAAGCTGCCAACCAGGCCCAATGA
- a CDS encoding nodulation protein NfeD, translating to MNSRWWCRLLLLMILVGLPMGSVMAAGSIVVLTINDAIGPANADYVLRGLTRAQAEGAQLVIIKLDTPGGLDTSMRLIIKAILASPLPVASYVAPSGARAASAGTYILYASHIAAMTPGTNLGAATPVQIGGLPGTAPDPPRPSAAPATDKNSPSEPLDTLTRKQINDAAAYIRGLAQLRGRNVDWAEQAVRESLSLSADEALKRKVVDYVANDVPDLLKQLDGKSLNVAGQTLKLSTAGAALIDHAPDWRTQLLAVITNPSVALLLIMFGVYGLIFEFMNPGTGVGGVLGGICLLLGLYALQLLPVNYAGVGLILLGLAFMIAEAFLPSFGVIGFGGVVAFVVGAVILMDTDVPGFGIPLALIIGMALISALLLMTLVGMAFKARSRALVSGDAGLVGSLATVTGLLPGLPMSGWVHLQGEKWQVQSRSPLHLGQQVRVVARRGVMLEVIAPDETPPRGG from the coding sequence ATGAACAGCCGCTGGTGGTGCCGCCTGCTCCTGCTGATGATACTGGTCGGGTTGCCGATGGGGTCGGTGATGGCTGCAGGCAGCATTGTGGTCCTGACGATCAACGATGCCATTGGCCCGGCCAATGCCGACTACGTCCTGCGCGGCCTGACGCGTGCGCAGGCCGAGGGCGCACAGTTGGTGATCATCAAGCTCGACACCCCCGGCGGGCTGGACACTTCGATGCGCTTGATCATCAAGGCGATTCTGGCCAGCCCTCTGCCAGTGGCCAGTTACGTCGCCCCCAGTGGCGCGCGAGCGGCCAGCGCCGGTACCTATATCCTATATGCCAGCCATATTGCCGCCATGACCCCTGGCACCAATCTGGGCGCGGCTACGCCGGTGCAGATCGGCGGTCTGCCCGGGACCGCGCCCGATCCACCGCGCCCATCAGCCGCACCTGCCACCGACAAAAACTCACCGTCCGAGCCGCTGGATACCCTGACTCGCAAACAGATCAACGATGCGGCGGCTTATATCCGCGGCCTTGCGCAACTACGCGGACGTAATGTCGACTGGGCTGAACAAGCGGTACGTGAATCGCTCAGTCTGTCAGCCGACGAAGCGCTCAAACGCAAGGTGGTCGATTATGTGGCCAATGATGTGCCAGACCTGCTCAAGCAACTGGACGGCAAGAGCCTGAATGTCGCCGGTCAAACGTTGAAGCTGAGTACCGCCGGGGCTGCACTCATCGATCATGCGCCTGATTGGCGCACACAACTGCTGGCGGTGATCACCAACCCCAGCGTGGCATTGTTGCTGATCATGTTCGGGGTCTATGGGTTGATATTCGAATTCATGAACCCAGGGACGGGAGTCGGTGGAGTGCTTGGCGGTATCTGTCTGTTGCTGGGGTTGTATGCCCTGCAACTGTTGCCTGTGAATTACGCCGGGGTCGGACTGATTCTGCTGGGGCTCGCCTTCATGATTGCCGAGGCGTTTCTACCAAGTTTCGGTGTGATCGGCTTTGGTGGGGTGGTTGCTTTTGTAGTCGGCGCAGTGATTTTGATGGACACCGATGTACCGGGTTTTGGCATTCCGTTGGCGCTGATCATCGGCATGGCACTGATCAGCGCCCTGTTGCTGATGACTCTGGTCGGCATGGCGTTCAAGGCCCGAAGCCGTGCCCTGGTCAGCGGCGATGCGGGCCTGGTCGGCAGCCTGGCCACGGTGACGGGGCTGCTGCCGGGTCTGCCGATGAGCGGCTGGGTGCACCTGCAGGGCGAAAAATGGCAAGTTCAGAGCCGCTCCCCCCTGCACCTGGGCCAACAGGTCCGGGTGGTGGCGCGCAGGGGGGTGATGCTGGAAGTCATTGCGCCGGATGAAACGCCACCGCGAGGAGGTTGA